The Halostagnicola larsenii XH-48 region GTGTAAAACGAAACCGTCAGGTTGTCCACCTCGAGCAGCGCCATTAGCCACCACCCCCGTGGCCGACGTCGTCGACCTGGGTGTCGAGGGCGTCGTTGATGGCGTCACCGATGATGTTCATCGACATGACGAACAGGAAGATCATGAGGCCGGGAAAGACCGTCGCCCACCAGTACCACGATCCGCCCGCGCCCGTCGCGAGGGTGTCTCGCTCGGCGTCGAGCATCGTTCCCCATTCGGGGGTTCCGGCGTCGAATCCGAGACCGAGAAATCCGAGCGCCGCGACGCCGATGACGACGGTGCCGACGCTGAGTGTCGCCTGTACGACCACAGGTGCAATCGCGTTCGGGATAATGTGTCGAAACACCACCGAACGGTCGCGCGCGCCGAGTGCTTTCGCAGCCATCACGTACTCGTTCTGTTTGACTTTGAGGATCTCCCCTCTGATAATACGTGCGTACGACGCCCAGCCGACCAGTACGAACGCACCGACCAGGGGCCAGAAACCGCCGCCGAACAGCGCGACGAGGACCAGCGCCAGCACGAGCGCGGGGAACGCGAACACCAGGTCGAGAACCCGCATCATCACGTTGTCGACCCAGCCGCCGAAGTACCCGGAGATGCTTCCATAGAGTACGCCGACAGTCGAGGCGATGCCGGTCACGACGAGTCCGATCGAGATGCTGTAACGACCGCCGACCATCACTCGAGAGAACATGTCTCGGCCCAACCGGTCGGTTCCCATCCAGTGTGTCGTCGATGGCCCCTCGTGGGGGCTGCCCACGGCCGTCGACGTCGGGTCGAACGGCGCGAGCGAGAGGGGCTGGATGGTCGTCCCGAAGGCCGACCACGGACGCGCAACCAGCGCGGTTACCGCCATCACCACGACGACGACGATGGCGGCGAGCGCGAGTCGATCTCGTGCGATACGGTTCACGATTCGACGAATCAGCCCCGTTGGTTCGGCGTATTCGTCCTCGTGAACGGTCTGCGTCGCTTGCTCTTCGATACTCTCGGTCTCGAACCCCGAAACCTGTATTCGTCCTCTTTGTGTTGACATAGATAGTGTTAATATTCGTCTCTGATTCGCGGGTCGAGCAGCGCGTACACGATGTCTGCGAGCAGGTTAGCGAGTACGATGACGACACCAGTAAGCAGCGTAATCGCCATGATCAGGTTCATCTCTCTGAGTTGGATCGCCTCGACAAGTTCCTTGCCGAGTCCGGGCCAGGTGAACACGACCTCGACGACAACTGACCCGGAGACGAGCCCCGCGGTCAGAAACGCCGCGACGGTCGTGACCGAAATCAGGGAGTTTCGAAGCACGTGTTTGAGAATAACGGTCCGCTCGGGGAGCCCCTTCGCGCGCGCTGCGGTTACGTACTCTTTGTTCAGTTCTTCTGCCATCGACGTGCGCATGATCCGCATCATGTTCGCCGCCGCCGCCGTCCCGATCGTCACGCCCGGCAGGAGTAGCCACCAGAGCATTTGGCTCGAAAGCAATCCGGTCTGTGGATTGATCGTTGGAAACAGATCGAGTTGAACGGCGAACACTGCCATCAACATGAGCCCGAGCCAGAAGTTCGGAATGGAGATCCCTGAAAGCGCGACGAACCGACTGACGTCGTCGCCGAGTTGATCCTTGTTGACCGCCGCGTAAATCCCGCCGGGGATCGCGATTACGACCGCGAACACCCATCCGAACGCCCCCAGGGCTAGCGTTTCGGGAAGGCGAGCCCAGACGATCGACTCGGCATCCCGGCTCGAGGAGTACACCTCGCCGAAATCGCCGGTCAAAACCCCCTGCATCCAGTCTATGTACTGCACCCAGATCGGATCGTTGAGTCCGAACTCCTCGCGAAGTCGAACGGCTTCTGCGGCCGAGACGTTGGGGTTCGCCGCGACCAGTTGACTCACCACGTCGCCGGGCGCAGCGTGCATCAGGCCGAACGTGACCACTGAAACACCGATCAGTACCGGGACAGACGTTACTATCCGCCGTACGATGTATCTTTGCAGACTCATTCGAATGAAACTATATCGCTCGACCCCATCCTATCTGTCAAGGTATATGACTTGCTCGTCTGCGGGATTGTACAGCGCGTAACTCAGCAACACCTGGGTCTGTGGGTGTGCGTTGAATCCGACGACGTCGCTGTTCGTCGTCCCGGTGTTCAACGAATAATCGATGATCGTATTCGCACTCATCTCCGAATATTCCGGCCAGAACTCGTCGTACGCCGCTCGGCGAGCGTCTTCATCTTCGGCGACATCGACGCCGAACCGACAGCCGCGCATTTGTTCGATGAAGTCGTCGGGAAGCACTCCCTCCGCGAGGAAGAAGTTACAGCAACCGTTGTAGTTGTCGGGGTCGGTGATCGCTTCAACGAACCCGTGTGGATCGGGTGTTCCCGCGAGACCGATACACGCCGGGGCGTTGCGCTCTGAACTGTCGGTCCGTGCATCCTCCTGATAGAGCTCGGCGACCCAATCACCGAGCGCCGCCGGCGTTTCGAGTTCGGCGTCGAACAGGTCGGTATCGTTCAGTTGGTCGACGAGAAGCTCCATCTTGTCGCTTCGCGCGTCGTCGTCGGCGTTCGTTTCGATCACGACTTCGATGGGCGTCTCGACGCCCGCGTCCTCGAGGAGCGATTTGGCCTCCTCGACGTCGGGTTCGACGTTGTACGCCCAGTCCGAGTCGACGATGTCGTCGTAGGGCTCGGACGTCCCCAGGTCGGCAGCGGGTTGTGGAAACGGCACCTGGGCGGGCGCACCCCATCCTTGCTCGACCACGTCGACGATCTGCTGGCGAGGGACGAGGGCGCTGACCGCCTGCCGAACCGCCTTTTCGGAGAACGCTCCCCCCGTATCGGTATCGTCCATGGGGAACTGCATGAACTGGAACCCTAACGCTTCGGTCGCCGAAACCGTGAAATCGTCGGACGTGTGGAAATTGTTCCGGGCCCCGGCGGGTAGTTCGTATGCGATATCGACGCTCCCGTCTTCGAGCGCGTTGCTCCGAGTGCTCCCTTCGGCGACGAACCGGATGTTGATCTCGTCGATAACCGGCCCCTCCGGGAACTCGCTCGGTCCGTCGTACCACGGAATGTTGTCGAGACCGACCGATTCGACCCAGTAATTGTCCGTTCGCTCGAGGAGGAGTTGCTGGCCGCCCTCGTACTCTGTGACTTCGTACGGACCCGTGCCGACCGGCACCATATCTGCGTCATTTCGTGGGTCCAGTTCGCCGGCCGGGACGTCGAAGTGATCCGAGGGGAAAATCACGGGCGGCAACTCGAGGTATGCGGCGGCGTCGGCCTCCTGGGCGTAGAGTTCGAACCGGTAGCCGTCGGCCCCGTCGGGTGCTTCGGCGTGGAGGAAACTATCGAAGTACTGCCCCTGATTGTCGGACCCGACGTACCTGTCGTAGGATCGGATAACGTTTTCCGCGGTCACTTCCTCGCCGTTGTGGAACTCGATTCCCTCGTGGAGTCGTCCCTCGACTCGGACACCGAAGACGCCGTCGGCGACGGCATCGGCGGCCTCGTCTCGAGTGAGAACGCGGATCGAGTCTCCGTCCTCGGCGGGGAGGTCGTCCGGGTGTTGCATCAAAACGAGGTTGTTGTCGTCTTCCAGTTCGAAAATAGGGACCCCGTCTTCGACTTCGGCGGGTTCGATCGCGACCATATAGTCTTCGTAGTCCGCCACGCTCACGTCGTTGGCTTCGTCCGCCTCGTACTCTGCGGCCATCCACGGATGGGCTCTTGCGTCGGAGTCGATCTTTAACAATCCGTCGTAAACGGCGTTGAAAACGACCGTGTCTTCGGCCTGCGTACTCTGGGCCTGATCGTAGTCTGAAATACCGTCGCGCGGGATCGCGAACTCGAGGCGGCCCCCTTCGGAGATATCGTCGATGTTGACGTCGTTCCGCTCGAGGGCTTCGTCGATATTTACTTCCTCGTCGTTGCCACCGAGACAGCCGGCGACGCCGGCGATTCCTGTTGCCGCGATTCCTTTGAGGACGCGGCGGCGATCGAGAGACGATACACGTGAGTTGATTTGTGAGGTCATCGTTGATTGCACCAATTTTGTTTAGGTATCCACATCTTCCCCTGCATACACTCGTAGGCTGACCAATTCAATCGACTGAACGGCGACATTTATATAGGGGATTATCGTTCATGTGATACTAC contains the following coding sequences:
- a CDS encoding ABC transporter permease gives rise to the protein MSTQRGRIQVSGFETESIEEQATQTVHEDEYAEPTGLIRRIVNRIARDRLALAAIVVVVVMAVTALVARPWSAFGTTIQPLSLAPFDPTSTAVGSPHEGPSTTHWMGTDRLGRDMFSRVMVGGRYSISIGLVVTGIASTVGVLYGSISGYFGGWVDNVMMRVLDLVFAFPALVLALVLVALFGGGFWPLVGAFVLVGWASYARIIRGEILKVKQNEYVMAAKALGARDRSVVFRHIIPNAIAPVVVQATLSVGTVVIGVAALGFLGLGFDAGTPEWGTMLDAERDTLATGAGGSWYWWATVFPGLMIFLFVMSMNIIGDAINDALDTQVDDVGHGGGG
- a CDS encoding ABC transporter permease is translated as MSLQRYIVRRIVTSVPVLIGVSVVTFGLMHAAPGDVVSQLVAANPNVSAAEAVRLREEFGLNDPIWVQYIDWMQGVLTGDFGEVYSSSRDAESIVWARLPETLALGAFGWVFAVVIAIPGGIYAAVNKDQLGDDVSRFVALSGISIPNFWLGLMLMAVFAVQLDLFPTINPQTGLLSSQMLWWLLLPGVTIGTAAAANMMRIMRTSMAEELNKEYVTAARAKGLPERTVILKHVLRNSLISVTTVAAFLTAGLVSGSVVVEVVFTWPGLGKELVEAIQLREMNLIMAITLLTGVVIVLANLLADIVYALLDPRIRDEY
- a CDS encoding ABC transporter substrate-binding protein yields the protein MTSQINSRVSSLDRRRVLKGIAATGIAGVAGCLGGNDEEVNIDEALERNDVNIDDISEGGRLEFAIPRDGISDYDQAQSTQAEDTVVFNAVYDGLLKIDSDARAHPWMAAEYEADEANDVSVADYEDYMVAIEPAEVEDGVPIFELEDDNNLVLMQHPDDLPAEDGDSIRVLTRDEAADAVADGVFGVRVEGRLHEGIEFHNGEEVTAENVIRSYDRYVGSDNQGQYFDSFLHAEAPDGADGYRFELYAQEADAAAYLELPPVIFPSDHFDVPAGELDPRNDADMVPVGTGPYEVTEYEGGQQLLLERTDNYWVESVGLDNIPWYDGPSEFPEGPVIDEINIRFVAEGSTRSNALEDGSVDIAYELPAGARNNFHTSDDFTVSATEALGFQFMQFPMDDTDTGGAFSEKAVRQAVSALVPRQQIVDVVEQGWGAPAQVPFPQPAADLGTSEPYDDIVDSDWAYNVEPDVEEAKSLLEDAGVETPIEVVIETNADDDARSDKMELLVDQLNDTDLFDAELETPAALGDWVAELYQEDARTDSSERNAPACIGLAGTPDPHGFVEAITDPDNYNGCCNFFLAEGVLPDDFIEQMRGCRFGVDVAEDEDARRAAYDEFWPEYSEMSANTIIDYSLNTGTTNSDVVGFNAHPQTQVLLSYALYNPADEQVIYLDR